A single region of the Montipora capricornis isolate CH-2021 chromosome 13, ASM3666992v2, whole genome shotgun sequence genome encodes:
- the LOC138028691 gene encoding histone-lysine N-methyltransferase 2B-like, translating to MARMKFPGTNKSRSSPENKKKLNMLGRRGKERTTGKRQGSAIAPVLISLRRYREIFGDSDEEEEDFYGFRAEELGLKAYRSFSVKEYLDGSERVNYRKDGVRDTQSRNYSISHSPKLSQESAHRKREGRETGSKKSTSPSSENIYAKQYRKRESYERRFAPPLAKVVFEKACLPPNLKSTTKVKANFVPRVSKPAQLVIGKSLKVYERNLFPYAKIEKRKTIPVAKQLLAKAKGGQRIRVHKGSVNKGMGEVRSRSGRVVKSKKLDYDDVTSPKFKTNRKELRLPTRKLNNQGRKRPLEEGNSEHPPRKAIRVGEVKIEKVQLSADQRVYVENPASPTGFDIQPLEAVGTEYTKSSFAEESGKDLSTSGNRYVPKKARIKNAKRIKNAVDLTNHYQLAKFPGENAQTKLGPGKAQQVRTSNSNDEISSWESSKDERQTDGKESLGSVKRSERIKIKREKQDLEDQVSDTSSVSDISSLNGDVGKRKTYMPLLTNKTVFRSKRLQELQEKMESVETIDDFPLNNDNLGDFKKRVNLQRNENDSESERSSYRSSRSQSRDGDRICVNSDDEHRNNEMPEAAKKRRLTGKKMPLSRIQAVKKENEIPSSSEDEESNKPLSELKKDIKKSEEEPTERVVKKVIKVVRKIKTKSGETKTKVIKIIRKVAVRKKKICEVVSGRRRIRCGNCKGCKVSDDCGTCRWCKDKPKFGGPGTSKQSCVKRKCLNPQPPKPKGSGTPRKIEKAKPKVAPKKDLNLKEKSSVNKKEQDQRPVVKKRGKLLNKPAPCGKRQALLDDKNLVKLPWSDNSTEEEIWKEGFAVCFTAGVPDIIKELCFLCGSKGNEKMFYCRVCAEPFHGFCLDETPVDESTWCCDNCSSCSVCGYQDKLLMCDRCQRGYHVECLGPYYPTEPEGEDDVWVCGRCVQCKNCGRRTAGDKPDALWMLEFTHCQDCGRQREQMNFCPLCDKCYSDDDFESKMVHCVDCGHWVHAECQGITPDQYECLSDLPEDVQFVCRQCQSEQETSPWYRELMEEMEAGFERVVDEVKHSKAYEQFVSHFEQCHMENGHPKDLDGIMAKVREWKYITVESFCNEVQGILDMLYGFSQGNAELVKQWTFLYVTFCKEVALMFPWFKLKSKEQSEEEQLHIIPNGVLGSVVHYATWDHTYARLEESQEKSDSLPVTKFPSLSQKSSPTLPRANEFVDNNEKMDVDFVPSQKTEFGEAPMETEDLIEQKKPDNELDSRKCLLCNVTKDAEASGPGRLLSCGLDEWVHINCGLWSAEVFEDDEGRLQNVQVALSRGKQMKCEHCGEVGATVGCCEPRCPMNYHFMCARNAEAQFQDDKRVYCAQHSFRARKELLMVADDFCVERRVCVDMSKIRATKKLSRGFEPQSINLVQGSLTLDNMGKLSGYSDTKQTLYPINYRISRLYWSIKDPTKRCRYYCTVKEKKSVKTNTKKAQQEQKDLKEQEHVHRVISHEELNKKEKVMKVMTPLRGDVKLTPQAHTSNKPRDYLNSSYGKKLKKIAPHPGPSLVNHSPFSGVMFKDTISGASGTATPFSKLRRILPATQKPSLSLSPTHSAKKMLQHIAQQASNLPAILNSLYPEKMPVSAVSSSVSKPAAIPAPNSPSFASTTPPRNRKTPPGVRRSISFEETIPQTVRQINCDHEVVTKVAGAELSISPIKEKPKSWLLKGREKDAGAKFEELGVTFVITSEEGLKIEADTCDAAWKQVFNMVQEARIDRRMKLVPFAGVNGRAMFGVCQESLVSMLEQLPGAHQLKQYSFKYNPPFDITSLEGTAEQVLKENPHGCARAEEFVRSKKYDMFAFLASPHRVAPQLEESTEEQENPEQMRDGPLTVKRPTCLDLPMAMRYRHLKQCSFNKDTVAVYRSPIHGRGLFCTRNIAAGEMVIEYSGMLVRSILTDKREKYYESKGIGCYMFRIDGTYVVDATMCGNAARFINHSCESNCYSRVVNIDGQKKILIFASRSISRGEELTYDYKFPIEDEKLPCLCNSKHCRKYLN from the exons ATGGCGCGAATGAAGTTCCCTGGAACCAACAAGAGCCGATCTTCGCCAgagaataaaaagaaattaaatatgTTGGGGCGGAGAGGGAAGGAGAGGACGACCGGGAAGCGGCAGGGCTCAGCAATAGCACCAGTTTTGATAAGTCTTCGAAGATATCGCGAAATATTTGGAGATTCCGATGAAGAG GAAGAAGACTTCTATGGATTCCGAGCAGAGGAATTAGGTCTCAAAGCCTATCGTTCTTTTTCTGTTAAGGAATATTTGGATGGCAGCGAAAGAGTGAACTATAGGAAAGATGGCGTTCGCGATACCCAATCACGAAATTATTCAATCAGTCATTCGCCAAAATTATCTCAAGAATCGGCTCATCGTAAACGTGAAGGAAGGGAGACGGGAAGCAAGAAATCGACTTCTCCATCAAGTGAAAATATCTATGCAAAACAGTATAGGAAAAGAGAATCGTACGAAAGGCGATTTGCGCCTCCTTTGGCCAAAGTTGTGTTCGAAAAGGCTTGTTTACCTCCGAACCTAAAATCAACCACGAAGGTAAAGGCAAATTTTGTGCCTCGAGTGTCAAAACCTGCTCAGCTAGTCATTGGTAAGAGTTTGAAGGTGTATGAGAGAAATCTGTTTCCTTATGCAAAAATTGAGAAGAGAAAAACTATTCCAGTCGCCAAGCAGTTGTTGGCAAAGGCAAAGGGAGGTCAGAGGATTCGCGTTCATAAGGGTTCGGTAAACAAAGGAATGGGAGAAGTGCGATCGCGCTCCGGGCGTGTTGTGAAAAGCAAAAAACTGGATTATGATGATGTGACATCGCCGAAGTTCAAAACGAACAGAAAGGAACTTAGATTGCCAACACGTAAGTTAAATAATCAAGGACGAAAGAGACCTTTGGAAGAAGGCAATTCTGAACATCCCCCAAGGAAAGCCATCAGAGTTGGAGAGGTGAAAATCGAGAAAGTGCAACTATCGGCTGATCAAAGGGTCTATGTGGAAAATCCAG catcCCCGACAGGATTTGACATTCAGCCTCTTGAAGCTGTAGGGACTGAG TACACAAAATCAAGCTTCGCAGAGGAGTCTGGTAAAGATTTGTCAACAAGTGGTAACCGTTATGTTCCCAAGAAAGCTCGTATCAAAAATGCCAAGCGGATAAAAAATGCTGTTGACTTGACAAATCACTACCAATTGGCAAAATTTCCTGGGGAAAATGCACAGACAAAACTGGGACCAGGGAAGGCACAGCAAGTTAGAACTTCAAATTCAAATGATGAGATATCAAGTTGGGAGTCAAGTAAGGATGAGAGACAAACTGACGGCAAGGAAAGCTTGGGTTCTGTTAAAAGATCAGaaagaattaaaattaaacGTGAGAAACAAGACTTAGAGGATCAAGTTAGTGATACTTCTTCAGTTTCAGATATTTCTTCCCTCAATGGTGATGTTGGAAAGAGGAAAACATACATGCCTTTATTGACAAACAAGACTGTGTTTAGGTCAAAACGACTTCAGGAATTgcaagaaaaaatggaaagtgTAGAGACCATAGATGACTTTCCTTTGAATAATGATAATTTGGGGGACTTCAAGAAAAGAGTAAATTTGCAGAGAAATGAAAATGATTCTGAAAGTGAAAGAAGTAGCTACCGTTCCTCTAGATCTCAGAGTCGAGATGGAGACCGGATCTGTGTGAATTCTGATGATGAGCACAGAAATAATGAAATGCCTGAAGCAGCCAAAAAGAGAAGGCTAACTGGCAAAAAGATGCCATTGTCTAGAATCCAGGCTGTGAAAAAGGAGAATGAAATACCAAGTTCAAGTGAGGATGAGGAGAGCAATAAGCCACTTTCTGAACTCAAAAAAGACATCAAGAAAAGTGAAGAGGAACCCACAGAAAGGGTGGTGAAAAAAGTAATCAAAGTTGTTCGGAAAATCAAAACTAAAAGTGGAGAAACCAAGACAAAAGTTATCAAAATTATCAGGAAGGTAGcagtgaggaaaaaaaaaatctgtgaagTGGTTTCTGGACGTCGGCGCATTCGGTGTGGGAATTGCAAAGGCTGCAAAGTGTCAGATGACTGTGGCACTTGTAGATGGTGCAA AGACAAACCAAAATTTGGTGGACCCGGCACAAGCAAACAGTCGTGTGT AAAGCGAAAGTGTCTCAACCCCCAACCACCAAAACCAAAGGGCAGTGGAACACCAAGGAAGATTGAGAAAG CTAAACCAAAAGTGGCACCAAAGAAAGATTTAAATCTCAAGGAAAAATCCTCTGTAAACAAGAAAGAACAGGATCAGCGGCCAGTTGTCAAGAAAAGGGGAAAACTTCTCAACAAGCCAGCACCTTGTGGCAAACGGCAAGCCTTATTAGATGACAAAAACCTTGTCAAGCTGCCCTGGAGT GATAACAGTACTGAAGAAGAAATATGGAAAGAAGGTTTTGCTGTATGTTTTACAGCTGGTGTTCCAGATATCATAAAGGAACTTTGTTTTCTCTGTGGCAGCAAAGGAAATGAGAAG ATGTTTTACTGCAGAGTTTGTGCTGAGCCTTTCCACGGATTTTGTCTTGATGAAACACCAGTAGATGAGAGCACATGGTGTTGTGATAATTGCAGTAGTTGTTCTGTTTGTGGATATCAAGACAAG CTTCTCATGTGTGATCGATGTCAGCGTGGTTATCATGTTGAATGTTTGGGACCATATTATCCAACAGAGCCAGAGGGTGAAGATGATGTGTGG GTGTGTGGTCGTTGTGTTCAATGCAAGAACTGTGGTAGGAGAACTGCTGGAGAT AAACCTGATGCCCTCTGGATGCTAGAATTCACACATTGTCAAGATTGTGGCCGTCAGCGAGAACAGATGAACTTCTGCCCTCTTTGTGACAAATGCTACTCGGATGATGACTTTGAATCTAAAATGGTTCATTGTGTTGATTGTGGCCACTGGGTCCATGCTGAATGTCAAGGAATAACTCCTGATCAGTACGAATGCTTGTCAGACTTGCCAGAAGACGTCCAGTTTGTTTGTCGACAGTGTCAATCTGAACAGGAGACATCCCCTTGGTACAGAGAACTTATGGAAGAAATGGAGGCTGGTTTTGAACGA GTTGTGGATGAGGTGAAACATTCCAAAGCTTATGAGCAATTTGTCTCTCATTTTGAACAG TGTCACATGGAGAATGGACATCCTAAAGATCTGGATGGGATAATGGCTAAAGTCAGAGAATGGAAATACATCACTGTG GAAAGCTTCTGTAATGAAGTGCAAGGTATTTTGGACATGTTGTATGGATTTTCACAAGGCAATGCTGAACTAGTTAAGCAGTGGACATTCCTTTATGTGACCTTCTGCAAG GAAGTAGCATTGATGTTCCCATGGTTTAAACTGaagagcaaagagcagagtgaAGAGGAACAATTGCATATCATCCCCAA TGGAGTTCTTGGATCAGTTGTTCATTATGCCACATGGGATCATACCTACGCTCGCTTAGAGGAAAGTCAAGAGAAGTCAGACTCCTTACCCGTGACAAAATTCCCGTCATTGTCACAGAAATCCTCACCAACATTACCAAGAGCAAATG AATTTGTAGACAATAATGAAAAGATGGATGTTGATTTTGTGCCGagtcaaaaaacagaatttggTGAAGCACCCATGGAAACTGAAGACTTGATTGAACAGAAAAAACCTGATAATGAG TTGGATTCAAGAAAATGTCTTCTGTGCAATGTAACAAAAGATGCAGAGGCTTCAGGGCCTGGGCGTCTTCTTAGTTGTGGTCTAGATGAGTGGGTTCATATCAACTGTGGCCTGTGGTCTGCTGAAGTGTTTGAAGATGACGAAGGACGATTACAGAATGTTCAAGTTGCTTTGTCAAGAGGCAAACAGATG AAATGTGAACACTGCGGAGAAGTTGGAGCCACTGTTGGCTGCTGTGAACCTCGATGTCCAATGAATTATCACTTTATGTGCGCGAGGAATGCCGAAGCACAGTTTCAGGATGACAAGAGAGTGTATTGTGCTCAGCATTCTTTCAGAGCACGAAAGGAG TTGCTGATGGTTGCTGATGATTTTTGCGTGGAGCGACGTGTTTGTGTTGACATGAGCAAAATTCGAGCGACTAAAAAGTTGTCGAGAGGGTTTGAACCACAATCCATTAACCTTGTGCAAG GTTCTCTTACACTGGACAATATGGGTAAATTGAGTGGATATTCTGACACCAAACAGACCTTATATCCTATTAATTACAG AATAAGTCGCCTTTATTGGAGTATAAAGGATCCAACGAAAAGATGTCGCTATTACTGCacagtgaaagaaaagaaatcagtgAAAACAAACACCAAGAAAGCTCAGCAGGAACAGAAGGATCTGAAAGAACAAGAACACGTACACAGAGTGATCTCTCACGAGGAGCTAAACAAGAAGGAAAAAGTCATGAAAGTCATGACACCTTTGCGAGGAGATGTGAAACTTACACCTCAAGCACACACAAGCAATAAACCTCGTGACTATTTAAACAGTTCTTatggaaaaaaactgaaaaaaattgcaCCCCATCCTGGACCGTCATTAGTGAATCATTCCCCCTTTTCAGGAGTCATGTTTAAGGACACAATTTCGGGAGCTTCTGGTACCGCGACGCCTTTTTCTAAGCTTAGAAGGATATTACCTGCTACTCAAAAGCCGTCTTTATCGCTCTCACCTACACACTCTGCGAAAAAAATGCTTCAACATATAGCACAGCAAGCAAGTAACTTACCGGCAATTCTTAATTCTCTGTACCCCGAAAAAATGCCGGTTTCCGCTGTTTCTAGCTCTGTTTCGAAACCTGCTGCTATCCCGGCGCCCAACAGCCCTTCATTTGCATCGACGACGCCACCTAGGAATAGAAAAACGCCACCTGGCGTCCGAAGATCGATAAGTTTTGAGGAGACAATTCCTCAGACCGTAAGACAGATAAATTGCGACCACGAAGTTGTGACAAAGGTTGCTGGCGCAGAACTTTCTATTTCACCCATCAAGGAAAAACCGAAATCTTGGCTCTTGAAAGGAAGAGAAAAGGACGCTGGTGCGAAATTCGAGGAACTTGGGGTTACTTTTGTGATAACAAGTGAAGAGGGATTGAAGATAGAGGCTGACACTTGTGACG CTGCTTGGAAGCAAGTCTTTAACATGGTCCAGGAAGCGAGGATTGATCGGCGCATGAAGTTGGTCCCATTTGCAG GCGTGAATGGAAGAGCAATGTTTGGCGTGTGTCAG gAGTCGTTGGTATCCATGTTGGAGCAGTTACCTGGAGCTCATCAACTAAAGCAGTACTCTTTTAAATACAACCCGCCATTTGACATCACCAGTTTGGAGGGAACCGCTGAACAG gtattgAAAGAAAACCCCCATGGCTGCGCAAGGGCGGAGGAGTTCGTCAG gTCCAAAAAGTACGATATGTTTGCATTTCTGGCCTCACCACATCGCGTGGCTCCACAACTGGAAGAAAGTACAGAAGAACAAGAGAACCCGGAACAGATGCGGGACGGACCGCTTACTGTGAA ACGGCCGACATGCCTGGATCTTCCGATGGCGATGAGGTACCGACATCTCAAACAGTGTTCGTTCAACAAAGACACCGTGGCTGTCTACAG GTCTCCAATCCATGGTCGTGGATTGTTTTGTACTCGGAATATAGCTGCTGGTGAGATGGTGATCGAGTATTCTGGAATGTTGGTGCGTTCCATTCTCACGGACAAGCGGGAAAAGTATTACGAAAGCAAG GGTATCGGCTGCTACATGTTCCGTATTGACGGCACTTACGTTGTTGACGCTACAATGTGCGGCAACGCAGCCCGCTTCATCAATCATTCCTGCGAG tCAAACTGTTATTCTCGAGTCGTCAATATCGATGGTCAAAAGAAAATCCTGATCTTCGCTTCCAGAAG